Part of the Streptomyces sp. WMMC500 genome is shown below.
GTGCTGCCGGCGGTCTCGTCCGTCGCCGCCGCCTTCGCCCGCGCCGGGATGCCGTGGGACGACGCGCAGGTCGTCGTCGCGCACGAGCGCAACCTGCGCCGGGCCGTGAACGTCTGCCGGGCGCACCCCAAGGTCGCCGTCCTCACCTCGCCGGGCGCGGGCCCCGCCGAACTCGCCCTGCTGCTGCGGGACGTCCACCGGACGTTCGTCATCTGCGAGGAACTGGGCGGGGCGCAGGAGCGGGTGACGGTGCTCACCTCCGACAAGGTCGCGGACCACGTGTGGCGGGACCCGAACGTGACGCTGGTGATCGGCGGCGGCATCGGGGCGGGGTCCGGGCCGACCGCTCCCGGCCCCGCCGCCGCGCCCGCGGCCGGCGGCTGGCTCGCCGGGCACGACGCGGGCTACCCGCCCGCGGTGCGCGGCTGGGGCCTGGCCGCCGCGGAGTACGCGGCCCTGCCCGACGAGGGCGAGGCGCCGCAACTGCGCGCCGTCCAACTCGCCCGGCTCGGGCCCCGGAAGGGCGACCTCGTGTGGGACATCGGCTCCGGCGGCGGCGCGGCCGCGGTCGAGGCCGCCCGCTTCGGCGCCGCCGTCATCGCCGTCGACCGCGACCCCGACGCCTGCGCCCGCGCCGCCGCCGCGGCCCGCCGCTTCGGCGTGCTGCTGCAGACCGTCCACGGCACCGCGCCCGGGGTCCTCAACGACCTGCCGGAGCCGGACGTCGTCCGGGTCGGCGGCGGGGGCGCCGCGGTCGTCGCGGAGTGCGCCGCCCGGCGCCCCGAGCGGATCGTCGCGCACGCCCGCACCCGGGACGGCGCGGAGGAGGTCGTACGGGCCCTCGCGGACGCCGGATACGCCGTGGAGTGCTCGCTGCTGCAGTCGGTCGACCTCGACCCGGAGGTCCCCGCCGACGCGGGCCAGGGTGCCGGCTGGCGGGAGCGGGAGCGCACGGTGGTGTTCCTCATCGCCGGGAGCCGCGCGGGCTGAACCGGGGGTGCGCGGGGTGCGCGCGATGCGCTCCGGGCGCGCGGGAGGCGTGCGCCGGGTGCTCCCCACGGTGCACCGGACGGCGCCCGCGCGGCTCGACCCCCGCCGGACCCGCGTGCGGATTGCGGGTAGGCTGGCCGACTGTTGTGCCGTGACCTGGCATTCGTTGGAGTGTTGCCGAATGCCGGTAATGTCCGGGGGTCTTGTCGCAGTTGTCGGGAACGTAATCCCTGCGGGCCGGTCGTGCCGCCGGGCAGGGTGTGCTCGTTCTGGTTACGGGCGGCCGGTCTGTCCCGCGGGGGCTGCTGCCGGACGAACGGTCGGAAGGAGCTGGAGCGATGGGCGAGGGGTACGGACGCATGACTGACACCGGCAAGCTCCCGGAAGGGCACCAGCCGGGGCCGGACGACGCCGCCGGAGGACACCACCCCGCCCCCGCCGCAGACCCGTCGGCCACGGCCGCACCCGCCGAGGCCGCGCCCGCGGCGGAGGGCGCGGCGGACGACGACGACTTCCTGTTCCTGCCGGGCGCCCAGGGCGCCTGGACGGACCCGCGGCTCCCCGCCTCCGCCGGCGCGCGGACCGCGCCCCCGGCGGGCGGTACGGAGCCGGCCACGGGCGGGCAGCGGCGTCCGCTGCACATGGGCCCGCCGGTGCCGGAGCAGGCCGGGGGAGTGGTGCGCTCCCTCGCGGACCGGGGCCCGGCGGGCGGCTCCGCGGACACGCACGAGGCGGTCGCCGCCGACGCGGTGCACGCGACGGGCAACGAGGACGCCGCGGGCGCCGGTTCGCCGGCTCCGGCCGGCCGGCAGGCCGCGGCGGCGGGCTCGGAGCAGGCCGGACCCGCGGGAGCGGCAGCGGCATCGGGCGCCGTACCGGAGCAGGGTGCTGCCGCTCCGGACGGTGCGGGCCCCGAGGCGGTGGCCGCCGAGCCGGCGGTGGACGGGGCTGCCGAGCCCGGCCCGGCCGCGGCGGGCGGACTCGCCCCCGCCGGGCAGATCCCGCAGCAGCCGGTACGTACGCCGGGGCCGCCCACGGCCGGCCCGGAGTACCTGGACGTCACCCGGGTCGCCACAACCCGCCTGCCGGGCCCGCAACTCGGCGAGATCCCGCCCGCACCGGCGGGCTGGACGACGGTGCCGCACCCCGCGAACGGGGAGACCGTCGCCCGGCCGCCGCACGCCGGCGGAGAGGACTCCGCGGCCGCCCCCCTCCCGGTGCCGGCGGACGCCCGGGAGGCGGCGCCCGCGAGCCCGCCGTCCGGCGCGACGGCCGCGCACGGCACGGCCGAGGGGGCAGGTCCTGCCGCGAACGGCGAACCGGCCGCGGCAGGGCAGGACACCGGCGCCACCGCCGGGCAGAGCACGGCCGGCACGCCCTCGCCCGCCCCCGTGGACGCCGCACAGGCGGCCGTTCGCAGGGCGGCGGCCTCGGCGGGCGCGTCGCTGGGCCGCGGGATCTCCGCCCACGGCGGGTCCGCCCCGCCCACCGCCGGCGGGAACGGCCCGGCGGAGGCGCAGGCACCGCAGAACCCGTCGCCGGATGGTCAGCCCGACGTACCCGCCGCGGCGGGTACCGGGAACGGGACGCAGACCGAAGGCGGTGCACCCGCCCACGGCGCGGCCCCGCACGCCGCTCCCGCCGCGCGCCCCGGCGAGGGAGCCGGGACCGAGCCCGCCGCCGTGCCGAGCGGCCCGGAGGGCCCCGCGGGCGGCCGGGCGACGGACGGTTCCGTGAACGGGACCACGCCGCACGCCGTACCCGCCGGCCGGTCCGCCGACGACACCGCGGCCCGGCCCGGTGCCGCCGTACCGGGCGGGCAGGCCGGCGACGACTCCCCGGCTCCGGCCGCCGGTCCGGGTGAGTCCGCGGCGGCGGCCCGGCCCGCGGACGGGGTGCTCCTCCGCGCCGTACCCGGCGACGACAGCGCGGCTGGGACCGCGGACGACGGGCCGGTCCTTCCTGCTTCGAACCGGGAACCCGGCGACGGCTCCCGGCCGCGGGCCGACGAACCCGCGCCGCGCGACCGTACGGCCACCGCCGCGCCCGCCGCGGCGCAGGCGAACGGGCAGCCCGGCGGCAACTCCCCGGTCCGGCCGGGTCGTCACGGCGACCCCGCCGGGCCGGAGGCCCCCGCCGGGCAGCACACGAACGCGACCGCGGCCCACGGGCAGCCCGCCGACGGCGCCCGGGCGCGGGCGGCGAACGGCCGGGCCGTGCCCGGCGGGCAGCCCGCCGCACCCTCTCCCAAGGGCCACCGGCAGGCTCCGGTCCACGGGGTGCCCGCATCGCGGGCGTCGAGTGACGACGCGGCCCCCGCCGCCGTGCACGCCGCTTCCGGCGGGCGGCGCGGCGTGTCGCTGGGCGTCCGCAACGGCGCTCAGGAGACCCCCTCCGGCAGTGCCGGGGAAGCGGCGGCCGACGCGTCGTCCGAGGCCCGGCCCGGGGGCGACGACCCGCAGCGCACCGCCGCGCCCGTGACGCAGATCCGCGGCCGGCGGCGGCGCGGCACGGCCGTGAGCGCACCGGTCACGGCCGCCGCCACCCCGGCCCATGACGCGCAGGACGGGAACCCACAGGACGGAGACCCAGCGACGGCGGGCGCCTCCGTACCCGCGCAAGGCTCCCCGCACCCCCGCCCCGCCCCCGCGGACGAGGCACCGGCCGCGGCGTCGGCGCCCGCCGCCGGGACCCCGGCGCCCGCCGCCGCACCCCCGGCCGCCGCGCCGGTCCCCGCCGCCCCCGCGGCAGACGAGCCCGGCACCCCGGCCCCCGACCCCGCGGCTCCCGGCTTCGCCGACGCCGAGCGCGCGGCCGTCCACCGCGTCATGCGCGAACGCCGCGACATCCGCAACGGCTTCCGCTCCGACCCCGTACCCCACGAGGTGCTGCTCCGCGTTCTGGAGGCCGCCCACACCGCCCCCAGCGTCGGCCACTCCCAGCCGTGGGACTTCGTCGTCATCCGCTCCGAGGAGACCCGCCACCGGATGCACGAGCTGGCGGCGCGCCAGCGCGAGGCGTACGCGAAGAGCCTGCCCAAGGGCCGCGCCAAACAGTTCAAGGAGCTGAAGGTCGAGGCGATCCGGGACACCCCGGTGAACATCGTCGTCACCGCCGACCCCACCCGCGGCGGCCGGCACACCCTCGGCCGGCACACCCAGCCGCAGATGGCCCCGTACTCCTCCGCGCTCGCCGTCGAGAACCTCTGGCTCGCCGCCCGCGCCGAGGGCCTCGGCGTCGGCTGGGTCAGCTTCTTCGACGAGCGCGAGCTGGTCCGCGAGCTGGACCTGCCGGAGCACCTGGACGTCGTGGCGTACCTCTGCCTCGGCTACGTCGACGAGTTCCCGGACGAGCCGGAGCTGGTGCAGGCCGGCTGGTCCAAGCGCCGCCCGCTGTCCTGGGTCGTCCACGAGGAGAGCTACGGCCGCCGCGCGCTGCCCGGCGAGGACCCGCACGACCTGCTCGCCGAGACCCTGGAGGGCATCCGTCCGCTGGACGCCAAGGCGCTCGGCGAGGCGTGGGAGCGGCAGAAGCGGATGACGAAGCCCGCCGGTTCGCTCGGCATGCTGGAGATCATCTCGGCGCAGCTCTGCGGCCTGTCCCGGAAGTGCCCGCCGCCCGTGCCGGAGCCCGCGGCCGTCGCGGTCTTCGCCGGCGACCACGGCGTGCACGCGCAGGGCGTCACGCCCTGGCCCCAGGAGGTCACCGGCCAGATGGCCGCCAACTTCCTCGGCGGCGGCGCCGTCTGCAACTCCTTCGCCGCCCAGGTCGGCGCGGAGGTGTGCGTCGTGGACGCCGGGGTGGCCGCAGAACTGCCCGCCACGGCCGGGCTCGTGCCGCGGAAGGTGCGCAGAGGCACGGCGGACATGACCGCGGGTCCCGCGATGACCCGCGAAGAGGCGCTCCGGGCCGTCGAGGTCGGCATCGAGACAGCCCGTGACCTGGTCGCGGCGGGCAACAAGGCGCTGCTGACCGGCGAGATGGGCATCGCGAACACGACCGCCTCCGCCGCGATCATCGCCGTCTTCACCGACTCCGAGCCCGCCGAGGTGACCGGCCGCGGCACCGGCATCGACGACGAGACGTACGCCCGCAAGGTCGAGGCCGTCCGCCGCGCCATCGAGGTCAACCGCCCCGACCCGTCCGACCCGATCGGCGTGCTGGCCGGGGTCGGCGGCCTGGAGCACGCCGCGCTCGTCGGCTTCATCCTCGCCGGCTCCTCGCTGCGCACGCCCGTCGTCCTGGACGGGGTGAGCGCGGGCGCGGCGGCGCTGGTCGCCCGCGCGGTGGCGCCGGAGGCGCTGGCGGCGTGCATCGCGGGCCACCGCAGCCCGGAGCCGGGGCACGCGGCGGCGCTGACGAAGCTGGGGCTGCGTCCGCTGATCGACCTCGACCTGCGCCTCGGCGAGGGCACCGGCGCGCTGCTGGCGCTGCCGCTGGTGCAGAGCGCGGCGCGGGCGATGCACGAGGTGGCGACGTTCGACGCGGCGGGCGTGACGGAGAAGGGCTGAGCGCGGGTTCCGGCCGGGACGGTCCGTCCGTCGCCTTCCGGGCGCCCGACGGCCCGTCGGGCCGGTCCGTATCGCGGTGTCCCCCGCGGCGGGGCCGCCGCGCGGGCCATAGGGTTGGCGTCGCGGGCCGTCCCCGGCCGTCACCGGCCGCGGCCCGCGACGAACCGCCGCTCCAGCGCCGCAGCGGCCGGCACACCGTACGAGGAGCCGCTCCGCCATGTCCCGTCCCCCCGCCCGCCTCGCCCCCGGTCCCGACGCCTTCGCGTACCCCGTCGGCCTGCGTCTCGCCGGCCGGCGCGTCGTCGTCCTCGGCGGCGGCCAGGTCGCCCAGCGCCGGCTGCCGGCGCTGATCGCCGCCGGCGCCCGGGTCACGCTCGTGTCCCCGTCCGTCACCCCCTCGGTGCAGGCGATGGCGGACGTCGGGGAGCTGACCTGGGAGCAGCGGCCGTACGCGGACGGGGATCTGGAGGGCGCCTGGTACGCGGTCGTGGCCACCCGCGACCCCGAGGCCAACGCCGCCGCCTCCGCCGAGGCGGAGCGCCGCCGCGTCTGGTGCGTACGCAGCGACGACGCCTCCGCCGCCACCGCCTGGACCCCGGCCACCGGCCGCAGCGAGGGCGTCACCGTCGCCGTGCTCACCGGCAGCGACCCGCGCCGCTCCGCGGCCGTCCGCGACGCCGTCGTGGAGGGCCTGCGCGACGGCACGCTCAGCGCCCCGCACCACCGCACCCGGGCCCCCGGCGTCGCCCTCGTCGGCGGCGGCCCCGGCGACCCGGACCTCATCACCGTCCGGGGCCGCCGGCTGCTCGCCGAGGCCGACGTCGTCATCGCCGACCGCCTCGGCCCCCGCGACCTCCTCGACGAACTGCCGCCGCACGTGGAGGTGATCGACGCCGCGAAGATCCCGTACGGCCGGGCGATGGCCCAGGAGGCGATCAACGACGCGCTGATCGAGCACGCCAGGGCGGGCAAGGCGGTCGTGCGGCTCAAGGGCGGCGACCCGTTCGTCTTCGGCCGCGGCATGGAGGAGGCGGAGGCGCTGGCACGGGCGGGCGTGGCGTGCACGGTGGTGCCGGGCGTCACCAGCGCGATCAGCGTCCCGGCGGTGGCCGGCATCCCGGTCACGCACCGGGGGGTGGCGCACGAGTTCACCGTCGTCAGCGGCCACGTCGCGCCGGACGACGCGCGTTCCCTCGTCGACTGGCCGGCGCTCGCGCGGCTGCGCGGCACGCTGGTGCTGCTGATGGCGGTGGAGCGGATCGGGGCCATCGCGGAGACGCTCGTCCGCGAGGGGCGTCCCGCCGCGACGCCGGTGGCGATCGTGCAGGAGGGCACGACGGCGGCGCAGCGCCGGGTGGACGCCACGCTCGGCACGGCGGCGGCGGAGGTGGAGCGCGCGGAGGTACGGCCGCCGGCGGTGATCGTCGTCGGCGAGGTGGCCGCCCGGCCGGCCGGCTGACGAGGCGGCGGGCGGCGACGGGCCGCGCCCGCGGCGTACCCCGGCGGCGGAATCGCGCCGGCCGCACGGCAGGATCGTGCCGTGGCAGAACTCATCACGATCGACGACCCCGCCGACCCGCGCCTGTCCGACTACGCCGGCCTCACCGACGTCGAGCTGCGCCGCCGCCGTGAGCCGGCGGAGGGGCTGTTCATCGCCGAGGGCGAGAAGGTCATCCGGCGCGCGGTCCTGACCGGCTACGAGACGCGCTCCATGATGCTCTCCGCCAAGTGGGTCGACGTGATGCGGGACGTCATCGACGCGCTGCCGGCGCCGGTGTACGTCGTCGGCGTCGAGGTGGCCGAGCAGGTCACCGGCTACCACGTGCACCGCGGGGCGCTCGCCTCCATGCGCCGCAAGCCGCTGCCCGACGCCGCCGGGCTGCTGGCGCACGCCCGCCGGGTCGCGGTGCTGGAGACCGTCAACGACCACACCAACGTCGGCGCCGTCTTCCGCAGCGCCGCCGCGCTCGGCATGGACGCCGTGCTGCTCTCGCCGGACTGCGCCGACCCGCTGTACCGGCGGTCGGTGAAGGTCTCCATGGGCGCCGTCTTCCACGTCCCGTACGCGCGGCTGCCCTCCTGGCCGCAGGACCTGGAGACCGTCCGCGCGGCGGGCTTCACCCTCCTCGCGCTCACCCCCGACCCGCAGGCCGTGCCGCTCGCCGAGGCGGCGCCGCAGCGGCTGCCGCGGCTCGCGCTGATGCTGGGCACGGAGGGCGCGGGGCTGTCGGCGCGGGCCCTGCGGGCGGCGGATCAGCGGGTACGCATCCCGATGTCGCACGGCGTCGACTCGCTCAACGTGGGCGCCGCCGCGGCCGTCGCGTTCTACGCGGTGGCGACGGCCCCGGCCGACGGCTGAACCCTCGCCGTACCGGTCTGCGGACCCGTGGCCGAAAACCGCCGCGGGTCCGGCGGGGCACGGCGGATCATGCCCGCGCGGCACGCCGCGGCCTGCTCCAGGCGTCGTACTAGAGCGGGCCCTGACAGCCCTGAGCCGCGGCGATGCCGAGCGCGACCAGCAGCGTCACCGTCACGAACACGATCAGGCGCTGCCGCATCAGCCGCGCCCGGTCCGGCGTAGGCCGTCGCTGCGGCGCGGGCTTCCGCGGCGCCGCCGCCGCGCCCTCGCGCGGCCCGCTCCGCGACCCCTGCGTACGCTGCTCCGCCTGCCGCGCGCGGTGCTCCGCCTGCCGCCCGCGCTCCGCCGCCGGCCGGCCCCGCTCGGGTGCCTGACCCCGCGGAGCACCGCCGCCCGCGCGCTGTCCGGGGCGCTGCGCCGGACCGGGCCGCTGCGCCCCACCCGCCCGCCCGGCGCCCTGCGGCCCCGGGCGCTGCGCGGCGCCGGCACCGGGGCCCGCCCGCCCCGCGCCCGTGGGCCGCGGCGTCGGCGGCCGGTGCGCGGCCGTGGGGCCCGGAGGCGTACGCTCCGCGGCGGTCCTGCGCTGCGGGGCGGGCTCCGGCCCCGCCCCGTGCGCCTCGCGGGCCGCGATCTCCTTCAGCCGCAGCGACAACTGCAGGGTCGACGGCCGGTCGTCCGGCGTCTTCGCCAGGCAGGTGCGCAGCAGCGGCGCCAGCGCGTCCGGCACCCCGTCGAGGAGCGGCTCCTCGTGCACCACCCGGTAGAGCATCACCTCGGAACTGCCCTGCCCGAACGGCGAGTCGCCCGTCGTCGCGTACGCGAGCGTGGCGCCCAGCGAGAACACGTCGCTCGCCGGCGTCACCGGCTGCCCCCGGACCTGCTCGGGCGCCAGGAACCCGGGCGAGCCGACCGCCGTGCCGACGTGCGTCAGCGTGGAGGCCCCGGTCGCCCAGGCGATGCCGAAGTCGATGATCCGCGGGCCCTTGGGGGAGAGCAGGATGTTGGACGGCTTCAGGTCGCGGTGCACCACTCCCGCCTCGTGCACGGCGACCAGGCCCTCCGACAGGGCCGCGCCGATCGCCGCGACCCGCGCGGCCTGGAGCGGCCCCTCGTCGCCGACCTTGTCGTGCAGCGAGGGCCCCGGTACGTACTGCGTGGCGAACCACGGCCGGTCCGCGTCCAGATCGGCGGCCACCAGCCGCGCGGTGCAGCCGCCGCGGATCCGCCGGGCGGCGGAGACCTCGCGGGCGAACCGCGACCGGAACTCCTGATCCTCCGCCAGGTCCGGCCGGATCACCTTGAGCGCGACCCGCTGGCCGCGCCGGTCAGAGCCCAGGTAGACCACGCCCATGCCGCCCGCGCCGAGCCGCCGGTGGATCCGGAACGAGCCGACGACACGCGGATCCTCGCGACGGAGCCGCATCATCGCCATGCCGTAACCATCCCCGCTGCCCGGTCTGTCTGCCGTGCACAGCTTACGGACTTGACCGCCGCTCGCGCTGGCAGGGCGCAGTGCGGCGGGCCGAATTGTCAGTCCCGGGTGGGATCCTGGAGGTATGGCCGGGCCCAAGTGCGGCCCCTAGGAAGGGGGATGCGGGACAGGTGAAGGGCGATCGAGTGGAGATAGTCGTGGACGCGGGGGACACGACGCGGACGTACCAGGTGGTGGCCTCGCGCGCCGGCCGGAGGGTCGAGACGACGGTGCGCAGGGGAGTGGTCGAGGTGACGGAGGTGACGCGCAGCGGTTCCGTGGTGCGCACGGCGCGGTTCATGGCCGCCAGGGTGCTCGCCCTGGTGGAGCATCCCGTGCCGCGCGTGGACGGCGTGGCCCCCCTCGGGGAAGACCCTGGGACGTAGTACGCGGTCTCCACCCATGGGAGTAGCGACTTCGCGCCGCAGTCATCCTCCGGGAGGCCAGGCAATCGGTACGCGGGCATGACGACCCGCGCCGATCATTTCCCTAATGTTGTCGTCAAGCGGCGGGCGCAGCACTCGTCCCCCGAGGTCGGACGCCCGCCGCCCCAGCACAGGAGTGGGAGCCATGGAGAGAACAGCGGAGCACGCCGCACGGCCCGAGGCCGTCGCAGGGGCGCTCGCCGCGTTCGGCGCACAGCCGTCGGAGCGCCGGCACCCGCTGGTCGCCCTCGCCATGGTGCTGCCCTTCGCGATCGTCCTCACCGTCGTCTTCGGCGGCTGGGAGGCGGTCATCACACATGCGTCGTCCGTGGCCGGAATGATGGGGCGCTAGCCCCGTCAGGCCCGGGAGAGCGGCCCGGGCCGGGGACAGCCGGCTCAGCCCCGTGGGGACGGGGGTGCGGCGGACG
Proteins encoded:
- a CDS encoding serine/threonine protein kinase — encoded protein: MAMMRLRREDPRVVGSFRIHRRLGAGGMGVVYLGSDRRGQRVALKVIRPDLAEDQEFRSRFAREVSAARRIRGGCTARLVAADLDADRPWFATQYVPGPSLHDKVGDEGPLQAARVAAIGAALSEGLVAVHEAGVVHRDLKPSNILLSPKGPRIIDFGIAWATGASTLTHVGTAVGSPGFLAPEQVRGQPVTPASDVFSLGATLAYATTGDSPFGQGSSEVMLYRVVHEEPLLDGVPDALAPLLRTCLAKTPDDRPSTLQLSLRLKEIAAREAHGAGPEPAPQRRTAAERTPPGPTAAHRPPTPRPTGAGRAGPGAGAAQRPGPQGAGRAGGAQRPGPAQRPGQRAGGGAPRGQAPERGRPAAERGRQAEHRARQAEQRTQGSRSGPREGAAAAPRKPAPQRRPTPDRARLMRQRLIVFVTVTLLVALGIAAAQGCQGPL
- a CDS encoding RNA methyltransferase, with product MAELITIDDPADPRLSDYAGLTDVELRRRREPAEGLFIAEGEKVIRRAVLTGYETRSMMLSAKWVDVMRDVIDALPAPVYVVGVEVAEQVTGYHVHRGALASMRRKPLPDAAGLLAHARRVAVLETVNDHTNVGAVFRSAAALGMDAVLLSPDCADPLYRRSVKVSMGAVFHVPYARLPSWPQDLETVRAAGFTLLALTPDPQAVPLAEAAPQRLPRLALMLGTEGAGLSARALRAADQRVRIPMSHGVDSLNVGAAAAVAFYAVATAPADG
- the cobA gene encoding uroporphyrinogen-III C-methyltransferase — protein: MSRPPARLAPGPDAFAYPVGLRLAGRRVVVLGGGQVAQRRLPALIAAGARVTLVSPSVTPSVQAMADVGELTWEQRPYADGDLEGAWYAVVATRDPEANAAASAEAERRRVWCVRSDDASAATAWTPATGRSEGVTVAVLTGSDPRRSAAVRDAVVEGLRDGTLSAPHHRTRAPGVALVGGGPGDPDLITVRGRRLLAEADVVIADRLGPRDLLDELPPHVEVIDAAKIPYGRAMAQEAINDALIEHARAGKAVVRLKGGDPFVFGRGMEEAEALARAGVACTVVPGVTSAISVPAVAGIPVTHRGVAHEFTVVSGHVAPDDARSLVDWPALARLRGTLVLLMAVERIGAIAETLVREGRPAATPVAIVQEGTTAAQRRVDATLGTAAAEVERAEVRPPAVIVVGEVAARPAG
- the cobT gene encoding nicotinate-nucleotide--dimethylbenzimidazole phosphoribosyltransferase, giving the protein MTDTGKLPEGHQPGPDDAAGGHHPAPAADPSATAAPAEAAPAAEGAADDDDFLFLPGAQGAWTDPRLPASAGARTAPPAGGTEPATGGQRRPLHMGPPVPEQAGGVVRSLADRGPAGGSADTHEAVAADAVHATGNEDAAGAGSPAPAGRQAAAAGSEQAGPAGAAAASGAVPEQGAAAPDGAGPEAVAAEPAVDGAAEPGPAAAGGLAPAGQIPQQPVRTPGPPTAGPEYLDVTRVATTRLPGPQLGEIPPAPAGWTTVPHPANGETVARPPHAGGEDSAAAPLPVPADAREAAPASPPSGATAAHGTAEGAGPAANGEPAAAGQDTGATAGQSTAGTPSPAPVDAAQAAVRRAAASAGASLGRGISAHGGSAPPTAGGNGPAEAQAPQNPSPDGQPDVPAAAGTGNGTQTEGGAPAHGAAPHAAPAARPGEGAGTEPAAVPSGPEGPAGGRATDGSVNGTTPHAVPAGRSADDTAARPGAAVPGGQAGDDSPAPAAGPGESAAAARPADGVLLRAVPGDDSAAGTADDGPVLPASNREPGDGSRPRADEPAPRDRTATAAPAAAQANGQPGGNSPVRPGRHGDPAGPEAPAGQHTNATAAHGQPADGARARAANGRAVPGGQPAAPSPKGHRQAPVHGVPASRASSDDAAPAAVHAASGGRRGVSLGVRNGAQETPSGSAGEAAADASSEARPGGDDPQRTAAPVTQIRGRRRRGTAVSAPVTAAATPAHDAQDGNPQDGDPATAGASVPAQGSPHPRPAPADEAPAAASAPAAGTPAPAAAPPAAAPVPAAPAADEPGTPAPDPAAPGFADAERAAVHRVMRERRDIRNGFRSDPVPHEVLLRVLEAAHTAPSVGHSQPWDFVVIRSEETRHRMHELAARQREAYAKSLPKGRAKQFKELKVEAIRDTPVNIVVTADPTRGGRHTLGRHTQPQMAPYSSALAVENLWLAARAEGLGVGWVSFFDERELVRELDLPEHLDVVAYLCLGYVDEFPDEPELVQAGWSKRRPLSWVVHEESYGRRALPGEDPHDLLAETLEGIRPLDAKALGEAWERQKRMTKPAGSLGMLEIISAQLCGLSRKCPPPVPEPAAVAVFAGDHGVHAQGVTPWPQEVTGQMAANFLGGGAVCNSFAAQVGAEVCVVDAGVAAELPATAGLVPRKVRRGTADMTAGPAMTREEALRAVEVGIETARDLVAAGNKALLTGEMGIANTTASAAIIAVFTDSEPAEVTGRGTGIDDETYARKVEAVRRAIEVNRPDPSDPIGVLAGVGGLEHAALVGFILAGSSLRTPVVLDGVSAGAAALVARAVAPEALAACIAGHRSPEPGHAAALTKLGLRPLIDLDLRLGEGTGALLALPLVQSAARAMHEVATFDAAGVTEKG
- the cbiE gene encoding precorrin-6y C5,15-methyltransferase (decarboxylating) subunit CbiE, with the protein product MADRVTVIGWDGSPLTEAARAALGAASLVAGAAHHLALPEVPPGAERIRLGSVGLAARRIARHRGTAVVLADGDPGFFGVVRTLRAPEHGLEVEVLPAVSSVAAAFARAGMPWDDAQVVVAHERNLRRAVNVCRAHPKVAVLTSPGAGPAELALLLRDVHRTFVICEELGGAQERVTVLTSDKVADHVWRDPNVTLVIGGGIGAGSGPTAPGPAAAPAAGGWLAGHDAGYPPAVRGWGLAAAEYAALPDEGEAPQLRAVQLARLGPRKGDLVWDIGSGGGAAAVEAARFGAAVIAVDRDPDACARAAAAARRFGVLLQTVHGTAPGVLNDLPEPDVVRVGGGGAAVVAECAARRPERIVAHARTRDGAEEVVRALADAGYAVECSLLQSVDLDPEVPADAGQGAGWRERERTVVFLIAGSRAG